The genomic interval taaataaattgaattgaattgaattaaacaaaCAGCATAATGGAAACCAAAGATTAAGACTAAAGACTAAAGATTAAGATGAAAAGCCAGGTGGGAAAGTCAGGGTTTATTAAACACAATGCATTTTGATCATCCTATGGAGCTTTAATTCCATAATTAAAAGCATTTACCTtgggggggtgaatacttatgcaaccaACAAattagattggattagattcaactttattgtcactgagCAGAGTACAAGTACAAATGCAATAAACCAAATGAAAtatctgcttttgtttttaattaaaagttcAAGAGTCTAAAAGTCTGCTTGAGAgcacactgtcattaaagctTAAAAGGGAAATATCAAATACTCATGTAAATACTTCGAAGATTCTACGTTTTACTGAATTATTgtcaaaaatataataatataatgtgatTTTTTCGGTGGCTTGAATTCTTTATGTAAGGCAGTGTACATCATGTGGATATGgcacaacataaacacacagaagaccTTTAAAATCATCATTATCTTTATTATGCATAAGAAGATGCAGGCTGAACATAGCACAGTTGCAGTTTTAATCAATCAAGACATTATTGTTTTTGATCCGCTACACATTATTCTTGATTGTGTGCTGCTTCAAGACAATCTGTGATTTTGGCTGAGGCACTTGATAACATGCAGTTGGTTATAATTCTCTGCGGATAAATATTCTTAACTGACATGGCTCAAGCCAACAGAGGAGCAAAGGAAGTGGACTTTAAGTAGTAGCCAAAGGCAGTCACATTTAAGAATAAAGGGAATTCCACTGAACCTCAGCTAAATGGCTTGATCTGGAGTTGAGCATCCTAAACAGGCATGTGCCGATAATAAATTTTCAACATTTCCTCCCAGTTAATGACattaatacaatatataaaaagttACTTAATGTTTGGCAGCCTTTTCTCATCGAATAGCATTTTAGTCAAAAAGCCGCTTCAGAGCTacagattttttaatttttttatttctttcaactTTTCAAGAAGAAGGATATAGTTCTACCTTAAAATGCTAATGCTTCTCCctcagaaagacagacaaacaaccCAAACAATGCTGCCTTCTCAGGCAGCTTCCTCTGAATGGAAGAGTAATGATGTTGTGCATGTTGATTTTCATGATATGTTGTAAGAGTTGATTATCGGCACAAGCCTCATCCTGAATCGCATTCAAGAGAGCATATTTGTACTTGTCACTTCACTGTAAACGGATATAAATTACTATCATGGCATTGTTGAGTAGTCTTTATGAGCAGCTTTGTCAGCATGCCTTTAAGCCTAGCTTCATTTCACCAAACAGCGTACATTAAATTCGCACACTCATCCATCATGATTAttagaaaaatgtacaaatccTAAAAGGTTCTTTCGAAAATATAACTTACACAGGCTCATTGTCAAATACTCATTCATTGATTATTGTCTTCATTTATTTGATATGTTGCTCTGGGAACAGCTCTGTGCAGTGTTGGGTGGTTCTGCCTGGTCCCGGTGCTGTAGGTAGTTTCAGAGCTTGTAGAGTCTCTAGTTGCTGTGCTTCAGTATTGGAGTAAGTCCATGTGACCTGAACTTGCATCCTGGATAGAGaataaaaaacaagacaaaagacaaaagaagaAACATTTTGAGCCATTCTAAAACATACAACATTGCTCAAATACATAAAGTCTgtgatttgtttctgtttaaacaGCTGAGGTTGAAGTAAGTGCAGAACTGTATTTGTCCCACTCCTGCACTCTTCCGCAGACCCTCCAGACAAATCCTGACCACTCCTGCAGATGCTCTTGATTAATCCCAGCTACACCTGCAGAAAATTTGCAAATTATCACTCCTCCTGCTGAAAATTTGACCAATCCCATTCATGCCCAGAGATCTGCTTGACCTATTCCACCTGCTACCAAAGAAATCTTGACAAACCCTGCCTGTTTCCTCAGAATGTTTGACCTAACATTTCTGCTCCCACAAAGATTCATCAATCCTGTCTGCTCCCAAAAACACTCTTCACCAATGCTGCTTGCTTCGGCAGGAAGATTCATCAGTCCCACCTGCTCCCAAAACCAGTCTTCACCAATGCTGCCTGCTTCTGCAAAAAGATTCATCAATCCTGCCTGCTCCCACAGAAGTCTTGACCAATCCCTTCTACTCCTGCAGACCCTCAGGACCAATCCGACTGTCTCCCGCTGAAAATTTTACCAATCGTGCCTGCCCCCAAAGACAGCTTGATCAATTCATTCTACTCCTGCTGGCCCTCAGAACCAATCCCACCTACTCCAGTTTGACCAATCCCTCCTGCTTCTGCAGAAAGCTTGATCAATTCCACAAGCCCAGAGAAAGTTGGATCAATCCCGCTCCTCCTGCAAAAAGTGTGCTTAATCCTGCCTTTTATATAGCTGCCTGAGAACTTTTATAATGACGTCTACTTTAcagaatataaacaaattaataatttatccAAACTATGATAATCAGATAAAGcgtttactgaagatgaatgaatgcaaTAAATCTAAAAGCACTACATTGCATCTAATATGCTCtgcctttcttttctttgttattttttgaCACTAGGATTCCAGGACCAATGCACACCTTGGAATACAACACTAATACTATCAGTTTTCTATTCACATGAACATACATCTACTAAAACTGCCAATTATACTAACTCACTTTCTCAAGCAAACCAACAATTGGGTAAAACAAATGTTGTGTGCTTTGGGCTAATATTCATTAAAAGGTTTTGCAAGTTAATATCAATAAGGTCTCGTTTTAAACCCTCATTTCCCTTGGTATAATGTTAGGGTGAAGGACGGGGTTAGTACTTGTGGCTgtcttattatttcatttatgacAACATTGCTTCATTCTAAATTCTTAAGACTGAGTTGTACTTTCTAGATTAGAATTTTAGACTCCTTTGATTTTAGGTACAGTAAACTAGTCCTTAAAGCAAAGTAAGTTAGTGTtcttgtgtatttgtatatttctgtaaGTCTGTGTGGTTTACTTTACATGACTAATCTTGTATTATATCCAATAATAACCTTATGTGAGTTCCATGTACTTTAAGTACCATATGTATGTGTTAAGAAACAAAAGGCACAAAAGTCCTCAATCTACATGAAGTTGAGGAGTTGCATCCAAAATCTGAATGTCTATGTGTGTAGACCTGCAAATCGTGCTAGTCGTCTAGATGCTGCTCCTCCCAGGTGGACGTGGGGATGGCGCTGTATGGGTCCATGATGACTTTAGCACAGCGGATGATCATGGCCACCAGCAGCAGGCAGAGGAAGGCAATGCATGCCAGAGTCAAGCCCTGGTCCACATCCACAAACGCGGGGTCTGGCGTGGTCTCCTCCATCGCTTCTGCTTCGATCTGTCCACATCGAGCTGGACCAGTGCTACCATCCTGATCATTTATctgacagaggaagagagagaataagaaaacAGTTAGCATGACATACATCTATTTCACAGTGTATAGTACCCAAATTACCTGCTATACTACCAAATGCGGCATAgtattattttagtattttttacagattattCTAATATAAGAATAATTATTTATCAGTTAATTATGATCAAGTGCAGATCAGTGTGCTAGCACTGCTAGCATTTATTGCCCATTTCTAGTTACCGATATGCAATATGCTTTATTCACTATTAGAAATTAATTTATCAACTTTAGATTGTAAAGCAATATGATATGGCTCAaacggttaaggctctgggttgttgatcagaaggttggggttcaagccactGCAATTGAGCAAAGGCCCTTAagcctctctgctccaggggggctgCATCATAACTGCCCTTGCGCTCCGACCTCAGCtgagatatgcgaagaaaagaattccactgtgttgtaaagtatgtgtggcaataataaaggcttctgggGTTCCTGTGTACATGGTTTTTATAGAGATGAATGGAAGATGCTActaaaaagacattttttgttCAGATTCACATACATTAAatcactgtaaaaataaattcaattatttatcACACAGATTTAGCCAAGTACATGGTATATTTCCTGAAAAAGTAACAATTAATATTGTTccaaattaaataacaaattgaaaatgtgtgtttacactTCAGCACTACAGAGACACTGCCTTGGCTCAAACAGCAACAGCTCCTAGCAGAGTTCTGGAACTAGATGTCGATTTTATTGGCCAGGAAACACAGGAGTGGTGAATTATTACCCAGAATACTCTCTGACTACTAAAAAACCCTACAGGAGTACAGTAGTTCAGGGTCAACACTCTAAAGAGTACAGGGTGAGTGTGGCATGCCTCAAGCCATAAACAGTCAGAACATTTGAAGATATGCTAGAAAACCTTGAACCCTATAAGGTAAGTTGTGAATGCAGGCTCTGGCTCTCATTCATCACAGCTGTGTAGATTTGAGATTTGTGCATGCTTGCAGTTGAATTGGTGTCTGATTCACAAAACCTTCATatcacattaaaacaaaaaaaaattgatttgaaTTCACTTAAGAAACCTGGTTTAGGAGTGTGGACACAAGCATCTAGTGTGTTTTAGGGAGGTTTTATGATTAGTACGCCAATAAAAGAAAAGCAGTCAGCAGGCTACAGTTCTTCAAGATTtaaggaaagaagagaagataCACAATGAAGGTAAgttagtgtctttttttttaaatattttcatatataaGCAATGTGCTAATAGAAATTAatcaaacactgaaaaacagacCACCAAACTTAAATCTATGGCAATGCAGTATTAATATTGTGCAGATATGCCGAAGATGAAATTGATAGTAAATGTCTATTTTCTGAGCCAGCTGTAAGTATGATACATTATACTATTTACACTCTAGTTTAAAGTATCATATATTCAACATTTGAATTCGcagtatttggcagatgctcttatccagagcgacttacatttatcttatttatacaccTAAGCAGTCGAAACCTAAGGGGCCTTGATCTATGATCAGTAGTCTGGAGCAGTagtccaataccttaaccactgagctaccacttcccctgATCCCACTTCTCCTGATCCCTTCCCCTAAAACAAAATTAtgggttattttattttgtgtatgggttattttattttgccattTCAGTTCCAGGATGTTGCACTAAAAATATCTCCGGGTATCTCTTCAAGgagggtgaatacttatgcacatACATATCATATAAGTTGAAGtcaattaataaaaatagtGAATTATTTCAGAAGACCATGATCACGAGTACTGATTCATTGTAAGATGAAAGACACATCAGACCAATTCAAGTACTGATGGATTGTCAGTTGGCAAGTAAAATCTAAACATCCCAATACTGTGTAGAAAGGaaatacagaatatatacaATAGTATAATATGGTTGCTTTACATGGTGATTTGATTTGGCTCCTATGATTAGGCTGAAAAACAGGCAGGCAAGTGAAAAACCAGAAGGATTTTGCTGAACCATCAAAATGAACTTATGCTTCATGCTGTACTAGCTGATGTTAGTGGATGATGTATACAAAATACATGCATATACTACATATATTACAAACATACCATATACTAATAGTATTATACAGTAACTAATGTTCCTGTCACTGACAATACTATTATTACTGCTGCCTAA from Hemibagrus wyckioides isolate EC202008001 linkage group LG10, SWU_Hwy_1.0, whole genome shotgun sequence carries:
- the LOC131360533 gene encoding cortexin domain-containing 1 protein — translated: MEETTPDPAFVDVDQGLTLACIAFLCLLLVAMIIRCAKVIMDPYSAIPTSTWEEQHLDD